A genome region from Gemmatimonadota bacterium includes the following:
- a CDS encoding D-aminoacylase, which yields MPNAIGALLLGGVFGVALCPAIDVRGSTVLAQGATYDVIITGGRVVDGSGAPWFTADVGIVGGRIVRVGALAGAAATRRVDATGLVVAPGFIDPHAHARERLFDLPTAEGYLLQGITTVVDGNDGSSPLPVAPYLARAAAAHFAPNVALFVGHGTVRDQVMGSANRKATPAELDSMKALVATAMREGALGLSTGLAYVPGTFAPTDEVVALSAVARAHGGIYTSHMRDEGGGVIASVQETIRIGEAARIAVHISHHKVGGRRQFGQSVQTLALIQSARARGVDVTFDVYPYTASHTGLSLIFPRWAMADDGLNARLTDPKVRDEVKRGMLDFIDERFGDDPARIQLARCSFDPSLGGKTIADLLTAAGRPLTQSATADMVIDLQLKGGCSAIFHAYDEPDVERLMQSPFGMIGSDGSLTRLGDGAPHPRAFGTYPRVLGRYVRERHVLSLEDAVRKMTSFPAARLGLQDRGLVREGMAADLTIFDAAAIIDRSTFTSPHHYSQGVRYVLVNGALVIDRGTHTGARPGQVLKGPGARP from the coding sequence ATGCCTAACGCGATTGGGGCACTCTTGCTCGGCGGCGTCTTCGGCGTTGCGCTGTGCCCCGCGATCGATGTGCGAGGAAGCACCGTGCTGGCGCAGGGCGCGACCTACGACGTGATCATCACGGGCGGGCGCGTCGTCGACGGAAGCGGGGCGCCGTGGTTCACCGCCGACGTCGGAATCGTCGGCGGTCGCATCGTGCGCGTCGGCGCGCTTGCAGGGGCAGCGGCGACGCGCCGAGTGGATGCCACCGGCCTGGTGGTCGCGCCGGGCTTCATCGACCCGCACGCGCATGCGCGGGAGCGACTCTTCGACCTGCCGACCGCCGAGGGGTACCTGCTGCAGGGGATCACCACCGTGGTGGACGGGAATGACGGCAGCTCGCCGCTCCCGGTGGCTCCCTACCTCGCGCGGGCCGCGGCGGCGCACTTCGCGCCGAACGTGGCGCTCTTCGTGGGGCATGGCACGGTGCGTGACCAGGTGATGGGCTCGGCCAATCGCAAGGCGACGCCGGCCGAACTCGACTCGATGAAGGCGCTCGTGGCGACGGCCATGCGCGAGGGGGCGTTAGGGTTGTCGACCGGGCTCGCCTATGTCCCGGGCACCTTTGCCCCCACCGACGAAGTCGTCGCCCTTTCGGCGGTCGCGCGCGCCCATGGCGGGATCTACACCTCGCACATGCGCGATGAGGGGGGCGGGGTGATCGCGTCGGTGCAGGAGACGATTCGCATTGGCGAGGCGGCGCGCATCGCCGTGCACATCAGCCACCACAAGGTCGGCGGGCGGCGCCAGTTCGGACAGAGCGTGCAGACGCTCGCACTCATCCAGTCGGCGCGCGCGCGCGGCGTGGACGTGACCTTCGACGTGTACCCGTACACCGCGTCGCATACGGGGCTGAGCCTGATCTTTCCGCGCTGGGCGATGGCCGACGACGGGCTCAATGCGCGTTTGACGGACCCGAAGGTGCGCGACGAGGTGAAGCGCGGGATGCTCGACTTCATCGACGAACGATTCGGCGACGATCCGGCGCGTATCCAGCTCGCGCGTTGCTCGTTCGATCCGTCGCTGGGCGGCAAGACGATCGCCGACCTGCTCACCGCGGCGGGGCGTCCGCTGACGCAGTCGGCGACGGCCGACATGGTGATCGACTTGCAGCTCAAGGGCGGCTGCAGCGCGATCTTCCACGCGTACGACGAACCCGACGTCGAGCGCCTGATGCAGTCGCCCTTTGGGATGATCGGCTCCGACGGCAGCCTAACCCGGCTGGGCGACGGGGCCCCGCATCCGCGCGCCTTCGGCACGTATCCGCGGGTGCTGGGACGCTACGTCCGCGAGCGACACGTGCTGTCGCTGGAGGACGCGGTGCGCAAGATGACGTCGTTCCCGGCGGCACGACTCGGGCTGCAGGATCGTGGGCTCGTGCGCGAGGGGATGGCCGCCGACCTCACGATCTTCGACGCGGCGGCGATCATCGATCGCTCGACCTTCACGTCGCCGCACCACTATTCGCAAGGCGTGCGCTACGTCCTGGTGAATGGGGCGCTCGTCATCGATCGCGGAACGCACACCGGCGCCCGCCCCGGCCAGGTCCTCAAGGGCCCCGGGGCGCGACCATGA